The following are encoded in a window of uncultured Ilyobacter sp. genomic DNA:
- a CDS encoding DUF1294 domain-containing protein has translation MEITFLKIFFIFLVVMNISTFIVYFFDKMQAKNNRERVSEVRLILMALFGGSIGAFISMKIFNHKTRKWYFRYGVPLMALAHFALVIYMWARQK, from the coding sequence ATGGAAATTACTTTTTTAAAAATATTTTTTATCTTTTTGGTTGTAATGAACATTTCTACATTCATCGTGTATTTTTTTGACAAAATGCAAGCCAAAAATAACAGGGAGAGAGTTTCTGAAGTTAGGCTTATTCTCATGGCTCTCTTTGGCGGAAGTATAGGGGCATTCATAAGCATGAAAATTTTTAATCATAAAACAAGAAAATGGTATTTTAGGTACGGAGTTCCCCTTATGGCGTTGGCTCACTTTGCACTCGTTATTTATATGTGGGCTAGGCAGAAATAA
- a CDS encoding PTS sugar transporter subunit IIA, giving the protein MGLEFMKVQILAIGMLILGAYAVGVLAKKLNIGETIGQIIGGMLIGPHFWVLVHDWVVRNEFVRSASFFNKMEDLYSHGFESYSLVIEESHFFVFFFLGVIAFSLGEELHFDRLKKVGIKATIICVGQALLTWLSLSLVFWKLFNFTAINALVIGSIGIATAPALTFVLMNKLKVEGKLKNLLANIVVLDDIIEVVFFSIFLGIAVMTMEGESLSVGHLAYEVVRELVFAFLIGWIIFILLKFTVKPGKVNSEDGLEVDVESFYGPMPSIELFFIVVGFVAVGSAAALHFHVPFLVTAVVAGALVSNYHFHAIFHSLQLSNIMPALNLFFFALIGASVKLETFSKETFIYVAGYLVVRGSAKFIGTWIGCYATKQEKEITSSLPKLMLPQAGMAAVETILVATVLKGHGGELIFNTIIPALVVFEIGGAWLSERTLLKWKEYIKNIQKTSDKKSDHFSIEEILMGNVIELEAGNKEEAINELAKTLGEKGVIKDVHEVAHAIMAREKLASTSLGKGVAIPHCRTDEINKTICVCGLIKNSVEWDSPDGKPVDIVFLVITPKEKPQEYLKVVRSIITTIKKLNLDGRVNHDLLRNILTV; this is encoded by the coding sequence ATGGGATTAGAATTTATGAAAGTTCAGATACTGGCAATAGGTATGCTGATATTAGGAGCTTATGCAGTTGGAGTTCTTGCTAAGAAACTAAATATAGGTGAGACGATCGGTCAGATAATAGGTGGAATGCTTATAGGACCTCACTTTTGGGTTTTGGTTCATGACTGGGTGGTGAGAAACGAATTTGTGAGATCGGCATCTTTTTTTAATAAGATGGAAGATCTCTACAGTCATGGATTTGAGAGTTATTCTCTTGTAATAGAAGAGAGCCACTTTTTTGTATTTTTCTTTTTAGGGGTAATAGCTTTTTCCCTTGGAGAGGAGCTGCACTTTGACAGACTAAAAAAAGTAGGGATTAAAGCTACCATAATTTGTGTGGGACAAGCACTCCTCACCTGGTTGTCACTTTCCCTGGTATTTTGGAAATTGTTTAACTTCACAGCAATAAACGCCCTTGTGATTGGATCGATAGGAATAGCAACTGCTCCTGCACTTACATTTGTTCTCATGAATAAACTAAAGGTTGAGGGTAAGCTTAAAAATTTGCTGGCAAACATAGTAGTTTTAGATGATATTATAGAGGTTGTATTTTTCTCTATATTCCTCGGGATAGCTGTAATGACGATGGAGGGGGAATCTCTTTCTGTAGGTCATCTGGCCTACGAAGTGGTGAGAGAGCTAGTATTTGCATTCTTGATAGGTTGGATTATATTTATTCTTCTAAAGTTCACAGTGAAACCAGGTAAGGTAAACAGTGAGGATGGACTCGAGGTAGATGTAGAGAGCTTTTACGGTCCGATGCCTTCTATAGAATTATTCTTTATAGTTGTGGGATTTGTAGCAGTTGGATCTGCAGCAGCACTTCACTTTCATGTGCCATTTCTTGTTACTGCAGTTGTAGCAGGAGCCCTTGTATCAAATTATCATTTCCACGCTATATTTCATTCTCTACAGCTTAGCAATATAATGCCTGCACTAAATCTGTTTTTCTTTGCCCTTATAGGGGCTAGTGTCAAACTAGAGACTTTCTCTAAGGAAACTTTTATATATGTAGCTGGATATCTTGTTGTGAGGGGATCTGCTAAATTTATAGGTACTTGGATAGGGTGTTATGCAACAAAGCAAGAAAAAGAGATAACTAGCAGTCTGCCAAAGCTCATGCTTCCTCAAGCGGGAATGGCTGCAGTGGAAACTATTTTAGTTGCCACTGTATTAAAAGGTCACGGTGGGGAGTTGATATTCAATACTATCATTCCTGCCTTGGTAGTATTTGAAATCGGAGGAGCCTGGCTATCAGAAAGAACATTACTTAAATGGAAAGAGTATATCAAAAATATTCAAAAGACATCTGACAAAAAATCAGACCACTTTTCCATCGAAGAGATACTTATGGGAAATGTAATAGAACTTGAGGCGGGTAATAAAGAGGAGGCCATAAATGAACTAGCAAAAACATTAGGGGAAAAAGGAGTGATAAAGGATGTTCACGAGGTTGCCCATGCCATAATGGCAAGAGAAAAGCTGGCGAGTACTTCTTTAGGAAAAGGAGTGGCCATACCTCACTGCAGAACAGATGAGATAAATAAGACCATCTGTGTATGCGGTCTCATTAAAAACTCTGTCGAGTGGGATTCTCCAGACGGAAAGCCTGTAGACATAGTATTTCTTGTAATAACTCCAAAAGAGAAGCCACAAGAATACCTTAAGGTTGTGAGATCAATAATAACAACCATAAAAAAATTGAATCTGGACGGCAGGGTAAATCATGATCTTCTTAGAAATATCTTGACAGTCTGA
- a CDS encoding ferritin family protein produces MSKLRCTVCGEILEAGIEVCPVCKAGKDKFEEVKETEEMVWATEHILGEGLACRDEQIIGDLRAHFSGECTEVGMYLAMSRVADREGYPEVAEVYKRIAFEEAEHAAKFAELLGEVVTDSTEENLRRRVEAEYGATSGKFDIAKRAKQLGFDAIHDTVHEMAKDEARHGKAFKGLLERYFKKK; encoded by the coding sequence ATGTCAAAATTAAGATGTACGGTATGTGGGGAGATTTTAGAAGCAGGTATAGAGGTTTGTCCAGTATGTAAGGCAGGAAAAGATAAATTTGAAGAAGTAAAAGAAACAGAAGAGATGGTATGGGCTACTGAACATATTTTAGGTGAGGGACTTGCATGCAGAGATGAGCAAATTATAGGGGACCTAAGAGCTCATTTTTCAGGAGAGTGTACAGAAGTAGGGATGTACCTTGCTATGTCAAGAGTGGCAGACAGAGAAGGATACCCAGAGGTGGCAGAGGTTTATAAAAGAATCGCTTTTGAAGAAGCTGAGCACGCTGCCAAATTTGCAGAACTACTAGGAGAGGTGGTTACTGATTCAACAGAAGAAAACCTCAGAAGAAGAGTAGAGGCTGAATACGGTGCTACTTCAGGTAAATTTGATATTGCTAAAAGAGCAAAGCAACTTGGCTTTGATGCAATCCATGATACAGTACATGAGATGGCAAAAGATGAGGCAAGACACGGTAAAGCATTTAAGGGTCTGCTTGAAAGATATTTCAAAAAAAAATAA
- a CDS encoding RluA family pseudouridine synthase, with protein sequence MRNYKEQETLYAEKSDNGKRFDAFVNESFDDLTRSYIQKLIEQGDIIIEGKEKAKSGNKLKGNEEILVRIPEDEVLDIEAEDIPIHKVYEDKDLIIINKEPDMVVHPAPGNYSGTLVNAIMHHVKDLSNINGIIRPGIVHRLDKNTSGLIVVAKNDSSHLKLSDMFKNKEISKTYICICKGVFFEKEGRIETLIGRNPKDRKTMAVVTKNGKKAISNYRVLDESGDFSLVEVNIETGRTHQIRVHMKSMNHPILGDEVYGKPSKICKRQMLHAYKLEFNHPITNEKMITFGDIPEDFKNVAKKTGLDINKINI encoded by the coding sequence ATGAGAAACTATAAGGAACAAGAAACTCTTTATGCAGAAAAGAGTGATAATGGGAAAAGATTTGATGCTTTTGTAAATGAATCTTTTGATGACCTTACCAGATCTTATATTCAAAAGCTCATAGAGCAGGGGGATATAATTATAGAGGGAAAAGAAAAAGCAAAGAGTGGGAATAAACTAAAGGGGAATGAAGAGATTCTTGTGAGGATACCTGAAGATGAGGTGCTAGATATAGAGGCTGAAGACATCCCTATACATAAGGTCTATGAGGATAAGGACCTGATTATAATAAACAAGGAACCTGATATGGTTGTCCATCCTGCCCCTGGAAATTACTCTGGAACCCTTGTGAATGCCATTATGCATCATGTGAAAGACCTTTCTAACATAAATGGAATAATAAGACCCGGTATAGTTCACAGGCTAGATAAAAATACCAGCGGTCTCATAGTTGTAGCAAAAAATGACTCTTCGCATTTAAAATTATCAGATATGTTTAAAAATAAAGAAATTTCAAAAACTTATATCTGTATATGTAAAGGAGTATTTTTTGAGAAAGAGGGTAGGATAGAAACCCTCATAGGAAGAAATCCAAAGGACAGAAAAACTATGGCAGTTGTTACAAAAAATGGTAAGAAGGCAATTTCAAACTATAGGGTTTTGGATGAATCCGGAGATTTCTCCCTTGTAGAGGTGAATATAGAAACTGGGAGGACACATCAGATAAGGGTTCATATGAAAAGTATGAATCACCCGATACTTGGAGATGAAGTCTATGGAAAACCTAGTAAAATATGTAAAAGGCAGATGCTTCATGCTTATAAACTTGAATTCAATCATCCTATAACTAACGAAAAAATGATAACGTTTGGTGATATACCTGAAGATTTTAAAAATGTAGCCAAAAAAACAGGCTTGGATATTAATAAAATAAATATTTAG
- a CDS encoding ribonuclease HII, whose protein sequence is MYEFDMGYGDIIGIDEAGRGPLAGPVVAAAVKIRKYVKEFDMINDSKKLSEKKRELLFDVIIENCHVGVGIITEKDIDKYNILNATFMGMRSAIEDIVEEGVNFENALIDGNHKIREYNGKQTPIIKGDSKSLAIAAASIIAKVTRDRIMGKYEKVYPGYGFGKHKGYGTKEHREAILEKGACKCHRKTFLGNILKPTLF, encoded by the coding sequence ATGTATGAATTTGACATGGGGTATGGTGATATAATAGGCATAGACGAGGCAGGAAGAGGACCCTTGGCAGGACCTGTTGTAGCTGCAGCCGTAAAGATAAGAAAATATGTGAAAGAATTTGATATGATAAATGACTCCAAAAAATTAAGTGAGAAAAAGAGAGAACTTCTTTTTGACGTTATAATTGAAAACTGTCATGTGGGAGTGGGAATCATAACTGAAAAAGATATAGATAAGTATAATATTTTAAATGCTACGTTTATGGGGATGAGAAGTGCTATAGAGGATATTGTGGAAGAGGGTGTAAACTTTGAAAATGCCCTGATCGACGGAAATCACAAAATAAGAGAGTACAATGGCAAACAAACCCCAATAATCAAGGGAGATAGTAAAAGTCTGGCTATAGCTGCAGCATCTATAATTGCAAAGGTAACCAGAGACAGGATCATGGGAAAATATGAAAAAGTATATCCTGGATACGGATTTGGGAAACACAAAGGTTATGGAACAAAAGAGCATAGGGAGGCTATACTGGAAAAGGGAGCCTGCAAGTGTCACAGAAAAACTTTTTTAGGGAATATACTAAAGCCCACTCTTTTTTAG
- a CDS encoding YraN family protein, whose translation MHNRRKGDIYETKALEFLESRGYKLIKKNFRSKYGEIDIIVEKDDITIFVEVKYRKSDIFGSGIDAVNTRKQRRIYLTAMKYIQEENLKDSEVRFDLISFNREELIWNRNVIWGDNIGF comes from the coding sequence ATGCATAATAGGAGAAAAGGTGATATCTATGAGACTAAGGCTCTTGAGTTTTTAGAAAGTCGAGGGTATAAGCTTATAAAGAAAAACTTTCGAAGCAAGTATGGGGAGATAGATATCATAGTGGAAAAGGATGATATCACTATTTTTGTTGAAGTTAAATATAGAAAAAGCGATATCTTTGGGAGTGGCATTGACGCTGTAAACACAAGGAAGCAAAGAAGAATATATCTGACAGCGATGAAATATATCCAAGAAGAAAATCTGAAGGATTCAGAAGTTAGATTTGACCTTATAAGTTTTAACAGGGAAGAACTTATATGGAATAGAAATGTAATTTGGGGGGATAATATTGGATTTTAA
- a CDS encoding zinc ribbon domain-containing protein, whose translation MDFKCLKCGNEKYQVRTTFCAEKTPGLKLELGTYYLKICLNCGYTEMYSAKVLDKDEELKPEY comes from the coding sequence TTGGATTTTAAATGTCTTAAATGCGGCAATGAAAAATATCAAGTAAGGACAACGTTTTGTGCAGAAAAAACGCCTGGGTTGAAACTTGAGCTTGGTACATATTACCTTAAAATATGTCTTAACTGTGGCTACACTGAGATGTATTCTGCGAAGGTGTTGGATAAGGATGAAGAGCTTAAACCTGAATATTAG
- a CDS encoding ComF family protein has translation MKSLNLNIRDFLFSNECIFCNEKSQKEYRYLCQECYKKLKRKRVLRNSGNFYYIFDYDKEIKRLIGFFKLQNRRYISQILGDLTGKYLREIISFEGVDIVIPVPINIKRKRERGFNQVEDILEYLKIPYESVRRVKDTRPMHQLLDEELRKENIKNSFESRLRVTGKTILVIDDIVTTGSTIRELTKILKSCGEPKKILVFSLAAAKTAVNNKVSF, from the coding sequence ATGAAGAGCTTAAACCTGAATATTAGAGATTTTTTATTTTCAAATGAATGTATTTTTTGCAATGAAAAATCTCAAAAGGAATACAGATACCTGTGTCAAGAGTGTTATAAAAAGTTAAAGAGAAAAAGAGTGCTAAGAAATTCTGGAAATTTCTATTATATATTTGATTATGACAAGGAGATAAAAAGATTAATAGGTTTTTTTAAACTTCAAAACAGGAGATATATAAGCCAGATTTTAGGAGACCTAACCGGAAAATATTTGAGAGAGATCATAAGCTTTGAAGGGGTGGACATTGTAATTCCTGTACCTATAAATATAAAAAGGAAAAGAGAAAGAGGGTTTAATCAAGTAGAAGATATTTTAGAATATTTAAAAATACCTTATGAGTCCGTCAGAAGAGTTAAAGATACACGACCCATGCATCAATTACTTGACGAAGAGCTGAGGAAGGAAAATATAAAAAATAGCTTTGAAAGCAGGTTGAGAGTCACGGGAAAAACAATTCTTGTCATAGATGACATAGTTACCACAGGAAGTACAATAAGGGAGCTTACAAAAATTTTAAAATCCTGCGGGGAACCTAAAAAGATTTTGGTTTTCTCTTTAGCAGCAGCTAAAACAGCAGTGAATAACAAGGTATCTTTTTAG
- the tpiA gene encoding triose-phosphate isomerase yields the protein MRRTIVAGNWKMNKTNSESVTMLTELKELVKGISSVGIVLGVPFTALSDAVKAVEGSNIEIAAQNMNPNESGAFTGEIAPSMLTSIGVKYVILGHSERREYYNECDEFINAKVKAALKNGLTPILCIGEKLEDRENGKTDEVNEKQLKGGMAGLTSEEAAKVVIAYEPVWAIGTGKTATPEMAQETHKAIRNFLVEIFGTEVAEEITIQYGGSMKPDNAAELMGQTDIDGGLVGGASLEAASFAKIVEAGVK from the coding sequence ATGAGAAGAACAATCGTAGCAGGAAACTGGAAAATGAACAAAACAAATTCAGAGTCGGTAACTATGCTGACAGAATTAAAAGAATTAGTCAAGGGAATCAGCAGTGTAGGAATAGTTTTGGGTGTGCCTTTTACTGCACTTTCAGACGCAGTTAAAGCTGTAGAAGGATCAAATATCGAAATTGCAGCTCAAAACATGAACCCGAATGAATCAGGGGCATTCACTGGAGAGATAGCACCAAGCATGCTAACTTCTATAGGGGTTAAATATGTAATTTTAGGACATTCTGAGAGAAGAGAATATTACAATGAGTGTGATGAATTTATAAACGCAAAGGTAAAAGCCGCTCTTAAAAACGGGCTAACTCCTATCCTTTGTATAGGGGAAAAGTTAGAAGACAGAGAAAATGGAAAAACAGACGAAGTTAATGAAAAACAGTTAAAAGGCGGAATGGCTGGTCTTACTTCTGAAGAGGCTGCAAAAGTAGTAATAGCTTATGAACCTGTATGGGCAATAGGAACTGGTAAAACAGCTACTCCTGAGATGGCTCAAGAAACTCATAAAGCTATTAGGAACTTCCTAGTAGAGATTTTTGGAACAGAGGTAGCAGAAGAGATAACAATCCAGTACGGAGGATCTATGAAGCCTGACAACGCTGCAGAATTAATGGGTCAAACAGATATAGACGGAGGCCTTGTAGGTGGAGCATCTTTAGAAGCTGCTAGTTTCGCTAAAATAGTGGAAGCTGGAGTAAAATAG
- the gpmI gene encoding 2,3-bisphosphoglycerate-independent phosphoglycerate mutase, which translates to MNKKPVVLMVLDGWGLNENLDQKNAIREVNPKIFNKLTAEYPNSRLKASGEAVGLPEGQMGNSEVGHLNIGAGRVVYQPLVKISKDIRDGEFFENKVLQEAYSSAKDNGKALHLGGLLSDGGVHSHINHLVGLVKMAKNYGLKKVYVHAFLDGRDTPPQSALGYIKTLEEEMKKIGVGKIATVSGRYFSMDRDTNWDRTKLAYDAIAKGEGVRAESAETAVEAAYAKGETDEFVIPTVIVEGAELSEGDSFVNFNFRPDRARQITRAINDKDFAGFDREYIGVKFTCMRQYDSSIKADVVYTDEELTNTFGEIISRAGLKQLRTAETEKYAHVTFFFNGGKEAQYEGEDRKLVPSPKVATYDLKPEMSAYEVTEELVEALENDLYDVVVVNLANPDMVGHTGVYEAAKKAVEVVDECLGKVADKVIEKDGALLVTADHGNVDLMEDPETHVPFTAHTINDVPFLLVSNKYKNSKVKDGKLADLAPTMLDILDIEKPAEMTGETLIVK; encoded by the coding sequence ATGAATAAAAAACCTGTAGTATTAATGGTTTTAGATGGTTGGGGGTTAAATGAAAATTTAGACCAAAAGAATGCCATCAGAGAAGTAAATCCTAAAATATTTAATAAGCTAACAGCAGAATATCCTAACTCGAGGTTAAAAGCATCGGGAGAAGCAGTCGGTCTGCCTGAAGGACAGATGGGGAACTCAGAGGTTGGGCATCTTAACATAGGTGCAGGAAGAGTTGTATATCAGCCCCTTGTAAAAATAAGTAAAGATATAAGAGATGGAGAGTTTTTTGAAAATAAAGTACTACAAGAAGCTTATTCTTCTGCAAAAGATAATGGCAAGGCACTTCATCTGGGGGGACTTCTGTCAGACGGAGGAGTACACTCTCACATAAATCATCTTGTGGGGCTTGTAAAAATGGCAAAGAACTACGGTCTTAAGAAGGTCTATGTTCATGCATTTCTTGACGGAAGAGATACACCTCCTCAGTCGGCTCTAGGTTACATCAAAACACTAGAAGAAGAAATGAAAAAGATCGGAGTAGGTAAGATTGCTACCGTTTCTGGAAGATATTTTTCTATGGACAGAGACACAAACTGGGACAGAACTAAGCTGGCATATGATGCAATAGCTAAGGGAGAAGGGGTGAGAGCTGAATCTGCAGAAACAGCAGTTGAAGCAGCCTATGCTAAGGGAGAGACAGATGAATTTGTAATCCCTACTGTAATAGTGGAAGGTGCAGAGCTTTCTGAGGGAGACTCTTTTGTGAATTTCAACTTCAGACCGGACAGAGCAAGACAGATAACCAGAGCCATAAATGACAAAGATTTCGCAGGATTTGACAGAGAATATATCGGTGTCAAATTTACGTGCATGAGACAGTACGATTCTAGTATAAAGGCTGATGTGGTTTATACAGATGAAGAATTAACTAATACTTTCGGAGAGATCATATCTAGAGCCGGACTTAAACAGCTTAGAACAGCTGAAACTGAAAAATATGCCCATGTAACTTTTTTCTTCAACGGTGGTAAAGAGGCGCAGTATGAAGGTGAAGACAGGAAGCTTGTTCCATCTCCTAAGGTTGCCACATACGACCTTAAACCTGAAATGTCAGCCTATGAAGTAACTGAAGAACTAGTGGAAGCCTTAGAAAATGATCTTTACGATGTAGTGGTTGTGAACCTTGCAAACCCTGACATGGTAGGGCACACAGGGGTCTATGAAGCTGCTAAGAAAGCTGTAGAAGTTGTGGATGAATGTTTAGGGAAGGTAGCAGATAAGGTAATCGAAAAAGACGGAGCGCTTCTTGTGACAGCAGATCACGGAAATGTAGACCTTATGGAAGATCCTGAAACCCACGTACCTTTTACAGCCCATACTATAAATGATGTACCTTTCTTACTTGTTTCAAATAAATATAAAAATTCAAAGGTCAAAGATGGTAAATTAGCTGATCTGGCACCTACAATGTTAGATATACTAGATATAGAAAAACCTGCAGAGATGACAGGAGAAACTCTAATCGTTAAATAA
- the ychF gene encoding redox-regulated ATPase YchF produces MIGIGIVGLPNVGKSTLFNAITKAGAAEAANYPFCTIEPNIGMVTVPDSRLDALSKIINPQRVQHATVEFVDIAGLVKGAANGEGLGNKFLSNIRSTAAICQVVRCFEDENVVHVEGSVDPIRDIEVINAELILADLETVERAIERQSKLVKAKNKDAIKIMPVLEKSKAHLEEAKLLQTLDFSEDETQLLKVYQFLTLKPMMFAANVAEDDLVSGNEYVDKVREYAKTLDAEVAVVSARVEAELQEMEEEDRSMFLEELGVTEPGLNRLIRAGFKLLGLQTYFTAGVKEVRAWTIKIGDTAPKAAGEIHTDFEKGFIRAKVVAYDEFIKNNGWKGSQEAGVLRLEGKEYIVKDGDLMEFLFNV; encoded by the coding sequence ATGATTGGAATAGGAATTGTGGGTCTTCCTAATGTTGGGAAATCGACACTCTTCAATGCTATAACAAAGGCAGGGGCAGCAGAGGCTGCAAATTATCCATTCTGTACAATCGAACCAAATATAGGTATGGTTACAGTTCCTGACAGCAGACTAGATGCTCTGTCAAAAATAATAAATCCCCAGAGAGTACAGCACGCAACAGTTGAATTTGTAGATATAGCGGGACTTGTAAAGGGCGCTGCAAATGGAGAGGGACTTGGTAATAAATTTTTGTCAAATATAAGATCAACGGCGGCCATATGCCAAGTCGTGAGATGTTTTGAGGACGAAAATGTAGTCCATGTAGAGGGATCTGTAGACCCTATAAGAGATATAGAGGTTATAAATGCAGAACTTATTCTAGCTGACTTAGAAACTGTGGAAAGAGCTATTGAAAGGCAATCTAAACTGGTTAAGGCAAAAAATAAAGATGCAATAAAAATAATGCCGGTTCTTGAAAAATCAAAGGCTCATCTAGAAGAAGCAAAGCTTTTACAAACATTAGATTTTTCAGAAGATGAAACACAGTTACTCAAGGTGTACCAGTTCCTTACATTGAAACCGATGATGTTTGCTGCTAATGTGGCAGAAGACGATCTTGTATCAGGCAATGAATATGTGGATAAGGTAAGAGAATATGCTAAGACTTTGGATGCAGAGGTTGCAGTCGTCTCAGCAAGAGTAGAGGCTGAACTTCAAGAGATGGAGGAAGAGGACAGGTCCATGTTTCTTGAAGAGCTAGGGGTAACAGAACCAGGTTTGAACAGACTAATAAGAGCGGGATTTAAACTCTTAGGACTTCAAACTTACTTCACAGCCGGAGTGAAAGAAGTGAGAGCCTGGACGATAAAAATAGGAGATACAGCTCCTAAAGCTGCTGGGGAAATTCACACAGATTTTGAAAAAGGATTCATAAGAGCAAAAGTTGTAGCTTATGATGAATTTATAAAAAACAATGGTTGGAAAGGGTCTCAAGAGGCTGGAGTTTTAAGGCTCGAGGGGAAAGAGTATATTGTTAAAGACGGAGATCTTATGGAATTCCTTTTTAATGTGTAG
- a CDS encoding DUF177 domain-containing protein yields the protein MIIKIDEIRASQKHRLNFNFTVSKIEGLTLTSPAEIKGYAKVENEGFFVCGEYSSKIKTPCVRCLKEISLDVSGEFQGYFVESKSFKRYLDSLEAECKIDDVELGEAVDGEIDVARLVREHIILEMSPYPVCKPECGGLEEMEIYKDDDMDLRWKKLFELKN from the coding sequence TTGATTATAAAAATAGATGAAATAAGGGCTAGTCAAAAGCATAGGCTTAACTTCAATTTTACAGTCAGTAAAATAGAGGGACTTACACTTACATCACCAGCTGAGATTAAAGGTTATGCAAAAGTTGAAAATGAAGGTTTTTTTGTCTGTGGTGAATACAGTTCGAAAATAAAAACACCTTGTGTGAGATGCTTAAAGGAGATATCATTAGATGTTTCCGGTGAGTTTCAAGGATACTTTGTAGAATCAAAATCTTTCAAGAGGTACTTAGATTCTTTAGAGGCTGAGTGTAAGATTGACGATGTGGAACTAGGAGAAGCTGTTGATGGCGAGATCGATGTTGCTAGACTTGTCAGAGAGCATATTATATTGGAAATGTCTCCATACCCGGTGTGTAAACCTGAATGTGGTGGTTTGGAAGAGATGGAAATATATAAAGATGATGACATGGACCTTAGATGGAAAAAATTGTTTGAATTAAAAAACTAA
- the rpmF gene encoding 50S ribosomal protein L32: MAVPKKKTSKAKKNMRRSHDGLTVTGLATCDKCGAPRRPHRICLECGDYNGKQVLANTAE, translated from the coding sequence ATGGCAGTACCTAAGAAGAAAACTTCTAAAGCTAAAAAGAACATGAGAAGATCTCATGATGGATTAACAGTTACAGGATTAGCTACTTGTGACAAATGTGGAGCTCCTAGAAGACCTCACAGAATCTGTTTAGAGTGTGGAGATTACAACGGGAAACAAGTATTAGCTAACACAGCTGAGTAG
- the plsX gene encoding phosphate acyltransferase PlsX, protein MKVALDAMGGDFAPMEAVNGAVMALNEMSHLEIILVGDKTLIEEELKKHNYDKNRLSIEHTDEIIEMHEKMSPAVAVKKKPKASMNVAIDCVTQGRAHAIVSAGNTGALMTSSQMKLRRIKGVLRPAITTIFPSKHGHLVMLDAGANADCKPEFLNQFALMSKVYADVLLDIKNPKIGLLNIGEEEGKGNEITKEAYTLMKENDKINFVGNIEPRDMMEGEVDIVVTDGFTGNIVLKTGEGVVKFIFDFLKKEIKSSFVLKIGALLLKPAFKRMKEKMDSSEYGGALFLGLNGISIKAHGNSDGKAFKNAIKVAEKFAEADLTAKLKKVIDKEA, encoded by the coding sequence ATGAAAGTAGCATTAGATGCTATGGGAGGAGATTTTGCTCCTATGGAGGCTGTGAATGGAGCCGTGATGGCCCTTAATGAAATGAGCCACCTTGAGATAATATTGGTAGGAGATAAGACACTAATAGAGGAAGAATTAAAAAAACACAATTATGATAAAAACAGATTGTCTATAGAACACACAGATGAAATTATAGAGATGCACGAAAAAATGAGCCCGGCTGTGGCAGTCAAAAAGAAACCTAAGGCATCGATGAATGTCGCCATAGACTGTGTAACCCAAGGTAGAGCCCATGCCATAGTATCTGCAGGGAATACAGGTGCCCTCATGACATCTAGTCAGATGAAATTGAGACGTATAAAAGGGGTCCTAAGACCTGCAATTACAACTATATTTCCATCAAAGCACGGCCACCTTGTAATGCTAGATGCAGGGGCCAATGCAGACTGTAAGCCGGAGTTTTTGAATCAATTTGCACTTATGTCAAAAGTATATGCAGATGTGCTTTTAGACATTAAAAACCCTAAGATAGGACTTCTTAATATTGGAGAGGAAGAGGGGAAAGGAAATGAAATCACAAAAGAGGCCTATACTCTGATGAAAGAAAATGATAAAATAAACTTTGTAGGGAATATTGAACCCCGTGATATGATGGAAGGTGAAGTTGACATAGTTGTAACAGATGGCTTTACTGGAAATATTGTTTTGAAAACAGGAGAGGGAGTCGTTAAGTTTATTTTTGATTTTTTGAAAAAGGAGATCAAAAGCAGCTTTGTTTTGAAAATAGGTGCACTTCTCTTGAAACCTGCTTTTAAAAGAATGAAAGAAAAAATGGATTCATCAGAGTATGGTGGAGCACTTTTCCTTGGACTCAACGGAATATCTATAAAAGCTCACGGAAATTCCGATGGGAAAGCATTCAAAAATGCTATAAAAGTAGCAGAAAAATTTGCTGAGGCAGATCTAACAGCGAAACTTAAGAAAGTAATCGACAAGGAGGCCTAG